Below is a window of 'Nostoc azollae' 0708 DNA.
GGTGTCCTGCCACAAACTGTGTCAATAGTGCGACATTTTGGCAGTGATTTAGATGATGCTTTTGATGAATAGTTAATATTCCAAGTTTTCTAAAGCAATTTGCAATCGCTTGAGGGTACGAGTGTTTTCTGTCGGTGTGCCTATAGTAATTCGCAATCCCCCAGGAAGTAATCTGATCAGAGTACCTTCACTTTTGAGTGTTTGGTTGAGGCTTTTTAAAGCAACTTCTGTAGATTGCAAAGCATTTGGTTTGAGACGGAGGTAAATGAAATTAGTGTCACTGGCTCTAATTTCCAAGGCTGGATGTGGGGATAAAGCAGCAATAAGTTGACTTCTTTCACTCAGGGTTTCCGGAATAGAACTAAGCAAAAGTTGGTGATTTTGTAAAGCAATTAAAGCAGCAGTAATTGAGAAACGTGGTACATTGTAAGGGAGACGGACTTTTTCTAAGATGGAGATTGCATCAGGATGACCGACACAATAACCTACTCGCATGGCTGCTAACCGAAAAGCTTTAGAAAAAGTCCGCAACACGACCCAGTTTGGATGTTGTGCTAATTCCCCAACTAAGGTAGTTTGACTAAATTCAAAGTAAGCTTCATCAATAACTACCAAAATCTCTTCTGGTAGACTTTTCAACCATGTCAATTCTGCCGCAGTTAAGCAATTAGCAGTTGGGGAATTGGGGTGAACGACGAAAACCACACGAATAGGAGGATTTTGAGTTTCTTCCAGAGCAGATTGTGCAGCTTTTAAATCTATTTCAAAATTGCTTTCATCTCTACCCACACTTACCACAGGAATACCCAAAGTTTGCGCCAAAATTGCGTACATGGAAAAAGTGGGGTTGGCAACTAAAACAGAACCTTCACCCCCCAAACAAGTGGCGATTAATAAAGAACGAATCAGTTCATCTGAACCATTACCAACGGAAATATTAGCCGTAGTCACAGCACAGGATGAATACCTAGCGGACTCATTGACATATTGAGCGATTGCTTCTTTTAGTGTTTCATGTTCACCATCAGGATAACGATTGCTTTCGATAATTTGTTGAAAAGTCCACGCTAACTGTTCTTTTATTTCTGGTGGCAAATCATAAGAACTTTCATTGGTATCCAGCCGATCGAATTGTATAGCAAGTGGTTCTGTCGAATTACTACTAGGGTGAGGTTTATAAGCAGTAAGTTGAGCTAAATCGGAACGAATAAATGGAAGCATAATTTGTCAGTTATAAGTTATCAGTTGTCACCTAATCACCATTTCCCAGTTGGCAAAATGAGTGAATAGCCTGCCAAATCTGGGCTGTAACATTTCCCAAAGACTGCTCACTATCGAGTTGTATCAATTCTACCCAAAGACCTGCTCTCACAAAGTCCAGACTAGCTTGAATAGGGATCACTTCATCTTGTTTACCGTGCAGAATCAAGGTGGGAAGAGGACGTTGTAACAAGGATTCCTGGTATTGGGCGGCATCTGTGACGAAATTATACCTTAAAGGTAATTCTCGTCCTTCCCCATAGTCATACACCAAGAGATATTGTTCTTGCTACCAACTTTGGATCTTTTCTGATCCCAACTTGGGCAAACAGTGGGATAAAAACCCAAAAGCAGGTGGTAGCAAAACCAGGCGTTGCACTTGTGGGTTTTGCTGTGCCAGCAGATATTAAACCACCCAAACTAAAATCAATCAGAGTTAGAGGTGCATAATGATCAGGAAATCCAGCGGTTACTTGATTGATTTGACGGGTAATTATCAGATGAGAAAAATCACCAGTATTTAAATCGGGAACTTTCAGCTTGATCTGAATTTGGGTAAAGCGATCGCACAAATCCTTCGCTTTTGTAGATTGAGGAATCGACGCAAAACCTTGAAGATATATGCATGAACTATCTGTAATTAGCTTCATTGATTGTTGCTATTGCTACCGCCTTGATTGGGACAGCCTTGATTGGGACAGACTTGGTTGCCACGGACCTGGTTGCCACGACCTTGACCAGGATTATTATTTCGTCTATTTTCGCGGATGATGTCTCCGTTTCTGATAAACAGATCAAATGGTCCACGAAGATTACCCACATTAGAGCCTCTTTCTAAATTGTCTCTTAAAGGACGGTTGATAAGTTTTTGTTCTCGCCCAAAATCTCTATTATTGGAGTTTTTGTTATAGTTCTTGTTAGAGTTCTTGTTAGAACCACGGGCGTGAGAACTCCTCCGTAGAAAAGATGGGTTTTTAATTGCACCCTGACCCATGATAGGTTTTTGTGTAACTACCGCTGCGGCGGTTTGAGCTTGAACACTGGCTAATTCTGGATCTGGTAAGGGAGAAGAATTTTGCTTAATCAAATCAAAGCCACGCACCAAATTGCTATTTTGATGGAAATGTCTCAAGTCAAAATCATATAAACCTTGAAATTCGCCTTTAACTACAACCATTAATTTTCCTGCTTGCAGAACCAAACTTTGGGAAGATTTCTTGTTAACCACTTGAATACGACTATTTGTCAGCTCACCAATAACAGTAGTCTCTGATTCTCGGTTATAGCGAACAAATAATGCCGAACCGCGAATAGCAGCATCGGCATTTGGTGTATTAATCTGTGTTTGATCCCTGCCTGGTGGAATGAGTAGCAAAACTGTTCCGTTATAGAGTGTGGAATCTCTCGTTTGGGGCCAAAATTCAAACACGGCTTGTTCACCAATCCGCGCTACAGAACCATTATTAAAACATAAATCCGCTAGGGAAGCTTGACCAGTAGATACAACACACACCATCTGCAGGAGTAATAGTGTCTAGTTGCCGTGCAGGTTGGCTCTGAGATTTATCTTTGGGAATCAGCTCCACCATATTACGGAGTTGCTGAATCTCCGCTTGTGTGAGAGAAGTTATTGCATTTGCTGGACTTGCTGGTGATAGGACTGTAAATACGCATAGTCCTAGTACTAATAGTGGTAAAAACTTAGTCAACATAATTGGGAATCTCTCTACATTTAACGGTTTATAAACTGGTTGACTTTGAGGTAATAGATTTATCTATCTAATGACATTTGTACCAAGCTTATTTAGTCAAACACCTTTAATTAACTTATTTATTTTCTTGTTACATCTATTTTAATAAATAAAACACTTAATAGCTAAAAAATATACTATCCGTTTATATACAATTGAGGTTAATGATAAGTTCAAGATTTATTCCTTTCAATAATCTAATAACTGCTTATTTAGAGCTAAATGCTGATTGACAGCACTTTGGTTATTGCATTATCATAGCTAGATATACAAAATGTACACAGGACAAGGGTTACAGAGTTTGACTGTGTACCTGACCGTTGAGCAAGGTGATGTAAGCAAAAACTGCCATTCACCAATAATATTGAAGTTTGTCAAATGCAATCAACACCATACAAGATACAACCCAAAATAGGAAAAAATTTGTTGTTGGCGATTTTATTGACTTTTAGTGGTGGAAAATGGTGTTGCACTAGTATCAAAACAGCCTGGACTTCCCAATTAGAAACAAAAAATTCTCAACTCGACTTAGTGTCAAATATAACATATTTTGCTTTGGCAGATACAAATCAGCAACCTAGCCATTTATCCATAAAATTCCTAGGAACACCGTCAAATATAGAACCAGCAAATATTCAGCAGCAATCTGACATAGTGCAATTAGAATTTCCGACTGATCGTGTTGCTAGGTTATCTTCTCAATCAAGAGAAGCTCTTTTAAATCCACAATCACCACACTCAATGGATGATAATGAAGAGACACAGATCCAGATTTTTCAACAACAAGGATAAGCAGAACAGTCTGCTAAAGAATTAAATGAAGAACAAGAATTGAGGTTACGAGTACGACCAAGACTGCTAGAAGAGATACCAATTCCATCACAACAAAAACCAGCATATCAGTGTCAACCGATAGGCTATTTGCGGGGTTATGTGGGTTATTTCCAGACAAATAATATTTTCCCGACAAATGATAGGAAAATCCAGGATAGTTTAATTTCTTCTGGACTGACACTAATTTACACAATCCTCTCCAGGTGGGCCTTAACTATCAGTTGAATTTGTAAGACTTTACCGAACAGGACAGAGAAGACCAATTCCACCGAGTATTTGGACATTTAATTAAATTTAGATTATCGTGCTTCTGACACAAGTAATATATATTTGCAGGGTGGTTCAGATTTTGGTGGTTCTACCACTCCCAATGTTGATTTTTCAGGATGGTTTTTCAGTGTTAATCCCCGATTTGAAATAGGTAGATTTTAATCATATGAATAAACAAGAAATTTGTTGAAAGCTTCCTTAAAATAAAACCACCTCTTGTAACGATATGAATTTATGACATACAGCCCTACCAAAGTCATCACATTCGAGCAATTCTTAATTGAGTATGGGGACAACTCCTGTTATGAACTTATTGATGGAGAATTACGTGACATCGAATCGACTGGTCTTCATGAAGAAGTTTCAGGAAATATTGCTCGTATAATTTATGCAGAAATTCTGGGTTTCAATTTGTGAGAATTCAGCTATCAAAAGAAGGAGTTCAGGAGTTTCTTTAAGTTTTAATTTTTAACTTATTTATCCCTAATTCTCTATTACTAATGACTAATCCAATCACTCCAACTACCAGCATAAAGCTTACCTGTGGAAATGCCAGCTATTTCTAAAGAAAGTAAATTTACACAAGCTGTAACACCAGAACCACAGTAAACTAAAATCTCTTTATTTGCTTCTAGCTGTTCCCATCTTTGACGCTGTTCTAACTGGGGAAGTAAGAAACCGGAAGCATCGGTAACTTCTTGCCAGGGATAGTTTACAGCACCGGGAATATGTCCAGCAATTTTATCAATGGGTTCTCGTTCTCCACGATAGCGATCACACTCCCTAGAATCTACTAAAACTATATCTGGAATATCTTTGAAATTTTTAACATAAGTATAATCTACGACTTTTCCAGTTCTTAAATGAGGTGTTAAAATTCCCTTCTTCGGTACTGGAGTCACTTGAGAAACAGGATAACCAGCTTTTTGCCAACCACCAAAGCCACCATCTAAAACAGCTACATGGTCATGTCCTAAATAGCGCAATAACCACCACAGACGAGATGCAAAAGCAAAGCGTGAATCATCATAGGCGACTACCAAAGTTCTTTGTGAATTAACCCCGATATTCGCTAATTTATTAGCTAAATTATTGATATCAGGTAAAGGATGTCTTCCCCCATTTTCTCCCATAGGACTAGATAAATCTAGACTTAAATCTAAATAGTAAGAATGAGAAATATGACTTGCTTGATATTGCTTTTGTCCTAATTGTGAATCAGCCAAAGAAAAACGACAATCAACAATCAGAACCTGGGGATCATTAAGATGTGCAAATAGCCATTGGGAAGAGACAACAAATTGATGATTAGTCATGAGTGTATTTTTAATATGGAAAATGTTAGATACAGATAATTTTACACCTCAACAAACACAAGATGCTTCATTTACCTTCTTTTCTCAAGAATTTAATCAAGCTTTTCACAGTCATTATGGAGCAAAACAAGAGAGTTATCTAAAGTTTGCACTTTCCACTCAAGTACAGACAGTAGCCAAAAACGGAATAGTCAGAATTTTAGATGTTTGTTATGGTCTAGGATACAACACAGCCGCAGCCTTGGAGGTAATTTGGCAAGAAAATTCTGCTTGTGTTGTGGAACTTATTGGTTTAGAACTAAATCCAGAAGTTCCCAAAGCAGCGATTAGGCAAAATATATTTAATAATTGCGATGACCAGTATAGGAAAATTTTGACCGAACTGGCGTTTAAACACTATTTGCAAACAAATCGCCTACAAGCCAAGTTATTAATAGGTGATGCTAAAAAATCTATTCAGGAAGTACGTAAATCTGCTTTTTAAGCGGATGCTATTTTTATAGATCCATTTTCACCTCAGCAATGTCCACAATTATGGACTATAGAATTTATACAACCATTAGCCTTCTGTTTACATCCAGACGGTTTATTAGCTACTTATTCCTGTGCTGCTGCTGTACGCACTGTACTTTTATCTGCTGGGTTGATAATAGGTTCTACCACACCAGTGGGAAGACGCACTCCTGGTACAATAGCCGCATATCCGCAAGATGGGGAAAAAACATGACGGAGATTTATCCTATTTCACTAGCAGAAACAGAACATTTACAAACTCGTGCGGCTGTTCCTTACCGTGCTCCTATATTAAGTGATAATACTGAGGTAATAATTAACCGACGACAACAAGAACAACAACCATCTTCTCTAGAACCTACTTCGCCATGGAGAAAAAGATGGGATTAACTGATATGATTTAAGGCTGAATCTGAAAATACTAAAAACATTGCTCATTGAAACTTAGTGATAGTTAATTATGGTTGTTGTAGCAATTCTCGCCGCAGGAAAAGGCACAAGAATGAAATCTAATCTACCTAAAGTTTTACATTCTTTGGGTGGAAAATCCTTAGTTGAGCGTGTTATTGAAAGTGTTGAACCTCTTTCACCTGCACGCAGGTTAGTCATTGTTGGATATCAGTCTGAAGAAGTGAAAACTGCTTTGACTAAAATTTCTGAAGTGGAGTTTGTGGAACAGACTGTACAATTAGGTACAGGTCACGCTATCCAACAATTACTTCCTCATTTAGAAGGTTACACTGGGGATTTATTGATTTTAAATGGTGATGTGCCTTTGTTACAGACTGAAACTTTGAAAAATCTTTTACAAATTCACCAAGAAAATCAAAATTACTGTACTATTCTCTCTGCACAATTATCAAATCCTAAAGGTTATGGAAGGGTTTTCCGTACCAGTGAAGGTATTGTACGAAAAATAGTTGAGGATAAAGATTGCACTCCTAATCAAAGAGAAAATAACCGTGTAAATGCGGGGATTTACTGTTTCCGTTGGTCGGATTTAGCAAAATTTCTACCTCATTTAGAAGCTAATAATGCCCAAAAAGAATATTATCTTACAGATGCTGTTACTCAAGTTGGAAAAGTGATGGCTGTAGATGTGGAAGATGACCAGGAAATTCTGGGAATTAATGATAGATTGCAATTAGCAACAGCTTACGATATCTTGCAAAGACGCATTAAGGAAAAATGGCTTATGGCAGGTGTGACGCTAATTAATCCTGCAAGTATTACCATTGATGAAACGGTAGAGTTACAACCAGATGTGATTATTGAACCTCAAACCCATTTGCGGGGTAAAACGGTGATTCAATCTGGTAGTCGTATTGGCCCTGGGAGTTTAATTGAAAATAGCCAATTGGGTGAAAATGTGGCTGTTCAATATTCTGTAGTTACAGATAGTTTTGTGGAAGCAGGAACGAAAATTGGACCCTATGCTCATTTGCGTGGCCATGCTGAAGTGGGTGCTAATTGTAGAATTGGTAATTTTGTGGAGTTGAAAAATACAGAATTAGGTAATCGCACTAATGTAGCACACCTCTCATATCTGGGTGACACCACAGCGGGAACTCAGGTAAATATCGGTGCGGGAACCATTACCGCTAATTATGATGGTGTGAAGAAACATAGAACCAGGATAGGTGATCGCACCAAAACTGGTTCTAATAGTGTTTTAGTTGCACCTATTACTGTGGGTAATGATGTGTACATAGCCGCAGGTTCAACGGTGACAGAAGATGTAGAGAATGATGCTTTAGTAATTGCGCGGAGTCGTCAAGTAGTGAAACCAGGTTGGAAGAGAAAAGCTGAAAGTTGACGTTTTGTAGGGTGCGTTACTAACGCACCTTTTTATGCAAAAATTTGATTACTACTTACTTGATAAATTACCTGTTCTCGTACTGAATTTGCACCAGCTACAGCTATTTCCTCCCAATCACTATCTAATAGTAAAATACCCAAGAGCAACTTTAATAAATATCGATTAGATATAAATTCACCAATTGGTTTAAAATTTCTCCTAGTGCTGATAAAGCAGCCTGTTTAGGTAATTGTAGTCTTTGAATCAAGTTTTCCTGTGCTACTTCTACTGCTGTGTTTTCTCCTATACCCCTACAAGCAAAGCTGTTAGGAAGTGTCTTGAGTGGTTATATGTTGTTAACGGTACTTAAACAAAAGTTAAGAGTAAAAAGGAGTATGGTGCGGTTTCGGTGTAGCTTTCACGTTAAAAGAAGCTGATGAAAGAAACCACTGGCGCAGCAATGGCACCATGGTTTGAAAGATGGTGTTAAAGAGTTGATGATGTATTTACTCATCAAGGGGAAAAAAGAGAGTTTAGACATTATTTAGGGGGATGATTGGGTGAAAGTGAGAGAAAAAACCTATTTCAAATGGCAGAGAATGCCCTAGGGGTGACCTACCACCGATTACACCACGTTTTAACTGAAGCACCTTGGTCCAGTTCCCAAGTCAATGACCGTCAGTTAGAGATTATGAACAAGTATAGTCAGAGGAGAATCACCAGAGGATTTAGCTTAATAATTGATGATTATGACCATAGAAAAAGGGGGAATTTTAGGGATGGAGTAGGAAGAAAATATATTGGAGAAATTGGGAAAAGGGATACTGGAATAGTAGTAGTAACAACACATACATCTATTATGATGCCAGTAAAAGCTTACCATTAGATATAGAGTTATATCACCATGGTGGATTCTTTACTCAAAGGGAAACAAGACCCTCTATTTGAGAATAAACCTGAGTTAGGAATTAAATTAATAGATCTAACTTTAAGGAATTAAATTAATAGATCTGACGTTAAGCCGTGGTTATCAACCAGGAATAGTAATTATAGATGCTGGATATGGCCACAATACATCTTTCTTATTAAAGATAGAAAATCGGAATTGAAAGTATTTAGGAGGATTAGGTAAAAATCCTAAAGTCCTTGCCAGTGACCAAGAGGATAGTCCACAAATAATTAGGTTAGATGAATTAGTACAAAGTTTACCCCAAGATGAATTAGTACAAAGTTTACCCCAAGAGGCTTTTACAGAAATTGAACTGGAGTTAGATAAACCCAAAACATTATGGGTAGTAACTAAAGAAGTAGAAATATCACCCTTAACTAACTGGAAAGGGGAATATTGCTATCGTCATCAACGCTTCAACTTTCTCTCAAGCCACTGATATTGACTACTTTATGACCAATATTTCTTCATCAATTGTCACACCCCAATGGATAGTTGATACATATTCTCAAAGAAATTGGGTAGAAGTTGTTTACAGAGAACCCAAGGGATGGTTAGGACTCAAAGAATATCAAGTTGGAGATAAAAGCAGTTAACTGCGCCATTTTATTTTGGTTTTCTGTGCCTACACTTTTATTCTTTGCCATCAGTGGACTGGAGGATTAAGACCAAGGTGGGCTAAGAAACCTTTGAATACTTTACTGAAGCTTTAGAAGCGTTGAGAACAGCTATATCTTTTCTATTGATTGATTGGTTCAACTTGAATCCGGACGTGTTTCCTTCTTATCAAGCTAGTTTGGCCTACATTTGGGCTTGATTCTTGTTTACGTCCCGGTAACACGGGATAAAGCTAAGAAAGAGGATTAAAATTGTTAAAAATAGTGAAAAACCCCTACATTGGCTAAGTTAGTAGGGGTTTTTCTTTTGCAGAGTCTCAAGTCTCAAGATGAGGCGTTAAAAAAATCCTCCTCAACAATAGCCAATCAATTCCCCATCATTCCATTCCAAGGTATCGCCGATGGTATCACCATTGTGATAGGCAGCCAGCAATATTTCACTGGTTTTACCATAGGATATCGCGCCAGTGGCATCAAGAGCTATCGCACCCAAGTCCCGTTCATTCTTACTAGCTTCAGTGAATGAGCGCAACATAGCCTTTTGCAAAGACATTCCATCACTAACCCGGATGACAATCTTGGCTGCTAAACACTCATCAATAATGTCTTCACCAATGCCAGTACAACTTACACCAGCATAACTAGTGGCATAATTTCCCGCTGGCATAGCAGAATCACTTACTCGTCCAATGCGCTCAAAGCCTTTACCACCAGTGGAAGTACCAGCCGCTAATTTACCATAGCCATCTAAAGCCACCACACCAATCGTACCCCGTCCCGCATTAGAACTTTCTGCCATTTCTGGTTCTGCAACTACGCCAGCCATAGTCCTTTTAAAATTATCGTCCCGTTCTTGTATCCACTCCTTCAGCCGCAAATCAGTTAAAGGATTGTAACTGGGAACTTGTAACTCTCGCGCTAACTCCGCTGAACCAAAATCAGACAATACCCTATCTGGTGAGTTTTGCAGAAATAGCGCCATT
It encodes the following:
- the glmU gene encoding bifunctional UDP-N-acetylglucosamine diphosphorylase/glucosamine-1-phosphate N-acetyltransferase GlmU, yielding MVVVAILAAGKGTRMKSNLPKVLHSLGGKSLVERVIESVEPLSPARRLVIVGYQSEEVKTALTKISEVEFVEQTVQLGTGHAIQQLLPHLEGYTGDLLILNGDVPLLQTETLKNLLQIHQENQNYCTILSAQLSNPKGYGRVFRTSEGIVRKIVEDKDCTPNQRENNRVNAGIYCFRWSDLAKFLPHLEANNAQKEYYLTDAVTQVGKVMAVDVEDDQEILGINDRLQLATAYDILQRRIKEKWLMAGVTLINPASITIDETVELQPDVIIEPQTHLRGKTVIQSGSRIGPGSLIENSQLGENVAVQYSVVTDSFVEAGTKIGPYAHLRGHAEVGANCRIGNFVELKNTELGNRTNVAHLSYLGDTTAGTQVNIGAGTITANYDGVKKHRTRIGDRTKTGSNSVLVAPITVGNDVYIAAGSTVTEDVENDALVIARSRQVVKPGWKRKAES
- a CDS encoding isoaspartyl peptidase/L-asparaginase; the encoded protein is MKLQVQPKLIIHGGAGSSLQGKGGLETVRRSLHAVIEEVYSLLVTGVSASEAVVRGCQMLEDNPHFNAGTGSVLQSDAQIRMSASLMDGTSRRFSGVINVSRVKNPIEMALFLQNSPDRVLSDFGSAELARELQVPSYNPLTDLRLKEWIQERDDNFKRTMAGVVAEPEMAESSNAGRGTIGVVALDGYGKLAAGTSTGGKGFERIGRVSDSAMPAGNYATSYAGVSCTGIGEDIIDECLAAKIVIRVSDGMSLQKAMLRSFTEASKNERDLGAIALDATGAISYGKTSEILLAAYHNGDTIGDTLEWNDGELIGYC
- a CDS encoding FecR domain-containing protein, whose product is MVCVVSTGQASLADLCFNNGSVARIGEQAVFEFWPQTRDSTLYNGTVLLLIPPGRDQTQINTPNADAAIRGSALFVRYNRESETTVIGELTNSRIQVVNKKSSQSLVLQAGKLMVVVKGEFQGLYDFDLRHFHQNSNLVRGFDLIKQNSSPLPDPELASVQAQTAAAVVTQKPIMGQGAIKNPSFLRRSSHARGSNKNSNKNYNKNSNNRDFGREQKLINRPLRDNLERGSNVGNLRGPFDLFIRNGDIIRENRRNNNPGQGRGNQVRGNQVCPNQGCPNQGGSNSNNQ
- a CDS encoding histidinol-phosphate transaminase, with translation MLPFIRSDLAQLTAYKPHPSSNSTEPLAIQFDRLDTNESSYDLPPEIKEQLAWTFQQIIESNRYPDGEHETLKEAIAQYVNESARYSSCAVTTANISVGNGSDELIRSLLIATCLGGEGSVLVANPTFSMYAILAQTLGIPVVSVGRDESNFEIDLKAAQSALEETQNPPIRVVFVVHPNSPTANCLTAAELTWLKSLPEEILVVIDEAYFEFSQTTLVGELAQHPNWVVLRTFSKAFRLAAMRVGYCVGHPDAISILEKVRLPYNVPRFSITAALIALQNHQLLLSSIPETLSERSQLIAALSPHPALEIRASDTNFIYLRLKPNALQSTEVALKSLNQTLKSEGTLIRLLPGGLRITIGTPTENTRTLKRLQIALENLEY
- a CDS encoding sulfurtransferase, with amino-acid sequence MTNHQFVVSSQWLFAHLNDPQVLIVDCRFSLADSQLGQKQYQASHISHSYYLDLSLDLSSPMGENGGRHPLPDINNLANKLANIGVNSQRTLVVAYDDSRFAFASRLWWLLRYLGHDHVAVLDGGFGGWQKAGYPVSQVTPVPKKGILTPHLRTGKVVDYTYVKNFKDIPDIVLVDSRECDRYRGEREPIDKIAGHIPGAVNYPWQEVTDASGFLLPQLEQRQRWEQLEANKEILVYCGSGVTACVNLLSLEIAGISTGKLYAGSWSDWISH